The Spirulina subsalsa PCC 9445 region CGCGCTTTTCACTTAAAGTTCCCTCCCCTTGGGGAAGATACACCATTATGAATGATTAATTCTCAACCCTTAAAGCTGACGTTGAAAATCTTCCAGTAAATCCATTAAATCCACCTGACACTGTAGCGGCAATAAATCAGCTAAGGGAACGTCTCGCTTGCCTCCCCCAATTTTGACCGATATATTACTGAGAACACGGGTCACATTATCCTCATTCAAATTATTTTCCACCAGCAGGGGATAAACCTGTTGGGCGACGATTGTATGGAGTTTGGCATCTGTTAAGTACAAGTGCCATTTTGCCACGTCAATATAAACTACTTTGCCAATTTCGGCGGCTAAATTCTCGATTACTTCTGTCGTGTGAAAGTCAACCATCGGCTTTTAGAGATCGGATTTTACGGAATAGTCTGCGATCGCCACAATATAGACCAAATGGCACAACACCACCACAGCCCAAACCCCTGTCACCCAGATTACCCAGTCCCAATTTGCTTGTCGGACAATATCCACAAACCACAAACCGGAATTACAAGCAGCAAAAATCGCGACATGGACAGCAAAATTCATCCGGTCATCTAAACGACGGTAAGCTGGATCATTGCGGTCAGGTTGACGAGGCCAACGGGGAGGCATAGGATTCTCCTTAATACAGTCGAAGGGGGCAACACTGGACAAGGTGAATCAGTGACCCCAAATCGTTCACCCATGAATTTATTATAGGGGAGAACGTCTTTCCTGCTTATCCTCTCCCCTCCCCCATGACCCAAATTCATGGGATATAACTTGTTGCCATACTTTGTGTATTTTGTCAAGCTCTAACTTTAGACATCAACCATTCAGGTAATACTAGAACTAGATACCTCAATTGGCAGGAACTTTAAACCCATGACCAACCGTGAACAATTGATTCAGGAACTCCAACAAGCCCCCGATGATTTAGTACAGATCATGCTGGATTTTTTACACAGGGTTAAAGCGACGCGCCAGCACCATCCTCTAACAAAATTTGCAGGAATTTTAAGTAATGCGGAGGCCGAAGAACTACAGCGAACCATTGCAGCAGAATGTCGGCAGGTGGATCTGAATGACTGGTGAGATTGCCCTTGATACCTCTGCGGCCGTTCGTTTCTTGAATGGGGATGCGACAATTACTCAAAGGATATTGGCTTTACCAGAAGTGGTTTTGCCAATGATTGTTGTAGGCGAGTTGTTATTTGGTGCAGAAAACTCAAAACGTCCGTTGCAAAACTTGCCGCGTTATCTAGAATTTTTGTCGGCTTGTAGGGCAGTGCCATTAGGGAGAGAAACAGCAACAATATATGCCCAAACACGATTAGCCTTGAAGCGCAAAGGACGACCCATTCCAATGAATGATGTGTGGATTGCTGCTCAATGTTTAGAACATAGTTGGGTATTAGTGACCGATGATACTGATTTTGATTATGTGGATGGATTGATATTGGAGCATTGGTAGCAAAGCGGAGTCTGTGTGGACGGAATGGAGGTTCTCGGTAGACATACCGGATCTATTAGCCACTCAGGTAAGATTAAGGGGAACGCCTTTCCTGCTCACGCTCTCCCCTCCCCCATGACTCAACAACTCGTCTGGCGGCGCTACTTCCCCCAACTCCTCGATCCCCTGCGCGCTGCCTTCCACCCCCAACAACTCATCCCCAGTGTAACGGCCGGACTGGTCACAGGCATTATCGGGGTCATTCGGGCGATTTCCTACGCCGCCTTGATTTTCTCCGGGAGTTTGTCAGTCTACCTCTCCACAGGCATTGGCATGACGGTATTTAGTGCGGCGGTGGTCAGTGCAGTAGTGGCCTTAACTAGCGCCTTGCCCGGGATGATTGCCACCCCTCTGGCCGCCCCTACCGCTATTTTAGCGATTATGGCGGGGTCAATTGCTCAAGGACTGCAAAACCAAGCCAGTCCGGGAGAAATCCTGATCACGGTGACAGTTGCGATCGCCCTTACCTCCTTTTTCACCGGATCTTGTTTATTCACCCTCGGTCAGCTTAAACTCGGCGATGCCATCCGCTTTATTCCCTATCCTGTAGTCGGGGGATTTATGGCCGGGACAGGATGGTTATTAGTCAGTGGTTTTTTCCAAGTCACAACGGATTTTTCCCTCTCATTTTATGCCCTCTCCCAACTCCTTACACCCCATTGTGTCCTTCATTGGGGAGTGGGTCTAATTTTTACCCTAATTCTCCTGTTTATGTCCCACCGCTTCAATCATTACTTAGTCATGCCGGGAACATTAATCAGTTTAATTGGGGTCTTTTATTTAGTCCTATTCTGCACCCAAACCTCGATTTATCAAGCCCGTGTA contains the following coding sequences:
- a CDS encoding 2TM domain-containing protein, whose translation is MPPRWPRQPDRNDPAYRRLDDRMNFAVHVAIFAACNSGLWFVDIVRQANWDWVIWVTGVWAVVVLCHLVYIVAIADYSVKSDL
- a CDS encoding DUF3181 family protein, whose product is MVDFHTTEVIENLAAEIGKVVYIDVAKWHLYLTDAKLHTIVAQQVYPLLVENNLNEDNVTRVLSNISVKIGGGKRDVPLADLLPLQCQVDLMDLLEDFQRQL
- a CDS encoding type II toxin-antitoxin system VapC family toxin, which codes for MTGEIALDTSAAVRFLNGDATITQRILALPEVVLPMIVVGELLFGAENSKRPLQNLPRYLEFLSACRAVPLGRETATIYAQTRLALKRKGRPIPMNDVWIAAQCLEHSWVLVTDDTDFDYVDGLILEHW